In Apium graveolens cultivar Ventura chromosome 10, ASM990537v1, whole genome shotgun sequence, the following are encoded in one genomic region:
- the LOC141692400 gene encoding protein REPRESSOR OF SILENCING 3 — MEKVEEEETAQKTRIYMGGLGQNVTQDEIRKTFSGLGHVHTVDIYRTKGRSFAYLDFIPSTDKSLPKLFSTYNGCMWKGGRLKLEKAKEHYLLRLKREWENDAKLTKTAPSCEEISDSNPSLEKPKKFQALEKPNIRIFFPKLSKMKSLPFGGTGKHKYSFQRIEVPPLPIHFCDCEEHCDSFNRKEGAYIDLETANGGIRKEELSIMESVMKKLFEKDSNSKAVPDRGKSTEERNSSAELVDIPVDEIMSDPPSDEDNLIINIVAGGKESMPLLGNQAQNTTKGNKDIIHGRCNTFKDGLVNGSKTSQRKSVESLNKKRKLPLRESSEGNEHVSLDAKRKKSFPVTPKGQEDRSTESKSPPQKSKNNISWSQKSAWKDLIGKKADSSFQFSIVLPSVPSTKEDQPDGSSIVPSNSSAKVNLSQSLYSVPNITSTKVKQPQSSHSIACISSTNEEQSRSDDLNVITNSTSEEKQTTLHGIPESEIMLLKDQQDAEAPALASQDDVLIKTARGASWRQNSSWTQLVADANKNSFSISQVLPGLSFETQVPSQSKATDIAANTSNGDQNLCKLDKQENTGHGLEVKSRPLDAAHGNSDAKSTVESELTKGSTVRGNREATGPKLDNRRPLIRKPISVADFGETCSFMRSAESLKEWAKAKASLSNSLKKKREPG; from the exons ATGGAGAAGGTGGAAGAAGAAGAAACGGCACAGAAAACGAGGATATACATGGGTGGATTGGGCCAAAATGTAACTCAAGATGAAATCCGTAAAACATTTTCAGGATTAGGTCATGTTCACACTGTTGATATTTATCGCACCAAAGGACGTAGCTTCGCTTACCTTGATTTTATACCTTCTACTGATAAGTCTCTCCCCAAGCTATTCAGCacg TATAATGGGTGTATGTGGAAAGGAGGGAGGTTGAAGCTGGAGAAAGCAAAAGAGCACTATCTTCTTCGCTTAAAACGTGAATGGGAAAATGATGCCAAACTTACCAAGACTGCACCAAGTTGTGAGGAGATATCTGACAGCAACCCTTCTCTGGAGAAGCCGAAAAAATTCCAAGCTTTAGAAAAGCCAAATATTCGGATATTTTTCCCAAAATTAAGCAAG ATGAAATCTTTACCATTTGGTGGAACTGGAAAGCATAAGTACAGTTTCCAGCGTATTGAAGTACCCCCTCTTCCGATTCATTTTTGCGATTGTGAAGAACACTGTGATTCATTTAACCGGAAAGAAGGAGCATATATTGATCTCGAAACAGCAAATGGCGGGATAAGAAAGGAAGAGCTTAGCATTATGGAATCAGTTATGAAAAAATTATTCGAGAAAGACAGTAATTCTAAGGCTGTGCCAGACAGGGGTAAGTCGACAGAAGAAAGAAACAGTTCAGCTGAACTCGTTGATATTCCAGTTGATGAAATTATGTCAGATCCACCGTCAGATGAAGACAATCTTATTATAAATATTGTGGCTGGTGGAAAGGAAAGTATGCCATTATTAGGGAACCAGGCACAAAACACTACCAAAGGCAATAAG GATATAATACATGGTAGATGTAATACATTCAAAGATGGCCTGGTTAACGGTTCAAAGACAAGTCAGAGAAAGAGTGTCGAATCTTTGAATAAAAAGAGGAAATTGCCTCTTCGTGAGTCGAGTGAGGGGAATGAACATGTATCCCTCGATGCAAAGCGTAAGAAGAGTTTTCCAGTTACTCCTAAAGGACAAGAGGATCGAAGTACAGAATCGAAGTCACCACCccaaaaatcaaaaaataatatttcatGGTCACAGAAGTCTGCATGGAAGGACCTGATTGGCAAGAAAGCTGATAGTTCATTCCAGTTCTCCATTGTTTTGCCAAGTGTTCCTTCTACAAAAGAGGATCAACCCGATGGCTCGAGTATTGTGCCAAGCAATTCTTCTGCAAAGGTCAATCTTTCCCAAAGCTTATATTCTGTTCCGAATATCACATCTACAAAAGTTAAACAGCCTCAAAGCTCACATTCTATTGCATGCATTTCATCTACGAATGAAGAGCAGTCCAGGTCTGATGATCTTAATGTCATCACTAATAGTACCAGTGAGGAAAAGCAAACCACATTGCATGGGATCCCAGAAAGTGAAATAATGCTGCTCAAAGATCAGCAAGATGCCGAAGCTCCAGCTTTAGCTTCACAAGATGATGTTTTAATCAAAACAGCTAGAGGTGCTTCATGGCGACAAAATTCCTCGTGGACACAACTGGTTGCTGATgcaaacaaaaattcattcagCATCTCACAAGTTTTACCTGGTCTCTCTTTTGAAACACAAGTGCCATCACAATCCAAAGCTACTGATATTGCTGCAAATACAAGCAATGGAGATCAAAACTTGTGCAAGCTAGATAAACAGGAAAATACAGGACATGGTCTTGAAGTAAAAAGCAGACCTCTAGATGCTGCTCATGGTAATTCCGATGCTAAGAGCACTGTTGAGTCTGAGCTGACTAAAGGGTCAACAGTTAGAGGAAATCGTGAAGCTACTGGCCCAAAACTTGATAACAGACGGCCATTGATTCGAAAGCCAATATCTGTTGCTGACTTTGGGGAAACTTGCTCATTCATGAGGAGTGCCGAATCCTTGAAGGAGTGGGCTAAGGCTAAAGCATCTTTAAGCAACTCCCTTAAGAAAAAAAGGGAACCCGGATAA